The following coding sequences are from one Musa acuminata AAA Group cultivar baxijiao chromosome BXJ2-4, Cavendish_Baxijiao_AAA, whole genome shotgun sequence window:
- the LOC135611340 gene encoding uncharacterized protein LOC135611340: protein MPKVADTTRWPKACSPISVLDECRNANPVPEHIPIMQRSLKGSLGILHSKYVPRPASETQKSTNGKRIERKQNVGQRKGIGCERRSPPTPLSFFYKTSSPGLGRARWFPMAIQEKLMQAVVEHRAQLALTAALAAAVVSLLSVGPSFSAVAGFFWPLLVSTAFLLVAVAVLLRISPPPGETSGEELIDYVAGRPEDAQLAGPYEETPDAGREGEADAARVKHQKSQ, encoded by the coding sequence ATGCCAAAAGTGGCCGACACGACACGGTGGCCAAAAGCTTGCTCTCCCATCTCTGTCCTCGACGAATGCCGAAATGCCAACCCTGTCCCCGAACATATCCCCATCATGCAACGGTCATTAAAGGGTAGCTTGGGAATTTTACATTCCAAGTACGTGCCCCGCCCCGCCTCTGAAACCCAGAAAAGCACAAACGGAAAAAGAATCGAAAGAAAACAAAACGTTGGGCAGCGGAAGGGAATCGGCTGCGAGCGTCGAAGCCCCCCCAcccctctctctttcttctaTAAGACGAGTTCGCCTGGGCTTGGTCGAGCTCGTTGGTTCCCCATGGCGATCCAGGAGAAGCTGATGCAAGCGGTGGTGGAGCACCGGGCCCAGCTGGCCCTCACCGCCGCCCTCGCCGCCGCGGTCGTCTCCCTCCTCAGCGTCGGCCCCAGCTTCTCCGCCGTGGCGGGCTTCTTCTGGCCGCTCCTCGTCTCCACCGCCTTCCTgctcgtcgccgtcgccgtcctCCTCCGGATCTCCCCACCCCCGGGCGAGACATCCGGGGAGGAGCTCATCGACTACGTCGCCGGCCGGCCAGAGGACGCCCAGCTGGCGGGGCCCTACGAAGAGACACCTGACGCCGGCAGGGAGGGGGAGGCGGACGCCGCGCGAGTGAAGCACCAAAAGtcgcagtga
- the LOC135611341 gene encoding alpha-1,6-mannosyl-glycoprotein 2-beta-N-acetylglucosaminyltransferase-like: MLQSTPQFTISSQLPRSGFQESSSQLVPPPPRPASASSSSSFSALHRSFLRKSRAVKDALPLRRMLPFALLVLLAVLLVTFLLRVGTVTSSSSFVNMYGGSAVWETDRSLVIHLKSELKLPKQSILSMSLDQRNKLPPRNMDRFPNLAKDHTKIVLYVHNRPQYLRLVVSSLAAVEGISETMLIVSHDGYFAEMDRIVQDIRFCQAKQIFAPYSPHLFPDGFPGVSPGDCHDKDDPIVTKCNGTADQYGNHRSPRTVSLKHHWWWMMNTVWDGMEETKGFSGHILFIEEDHYIYPNAYRNLQLLIGLKPMKCPECYAANLSPMDVNSIGEGWDMLVAEKMGNVGYSFNRTVWRKIHTKAKEFCSFDEYNWDITMWATVYPSFGTPVYTLRGPRRSAAHFGKCGLHQGRGKSSSCIDNGEARFQLDEIDKILYIKPDWKVHVVKKQSGYQAGFKGWGGWGDERDRELCLSFAYMYHDVQISSG; this comes from the exons ATGCTGCAGTCGACACCTCAGTTTACTATTAGCTCGCAGCTTCCTCGCTCTGGGTTTCAGGAAAGCAGTTCACAGCTCGTCCCGCCGCCGCCCCGCCCTGCctctgcctcttcttcctcctccttctccgcCCTCCACAGATCGTTCCTGAG GAAATCTCGAGCTGTGAAAGATGCACTTCCGTTGCGGCGAATGCTTCCCTTCGCCCTCCTAGTCCTTCTCGCGGTGCTGCTTGTGACCTTTTTACTCAGAGTGGGAACAGTTACTTCCTCTTCTTCGTTTGTGAACATGTATGGAGGCTCTGCTGTTTGGGAAACCGACCGCTCGCTGGTGATACATCTCAAATCCGAGCTGAAGTTGCCGAAACAGAGCATCCTGTCCATGTCCTTGGATCAGAGGAACAAATTGCCCCCCAGGAACATGGATCGTTTTCCAAACCTGGCCAAGGATCACACAAAGATCGTCCTTTACGTGCACAACCGCCCCCAGTACCTCCGGTTGGTAGTAAGCAGCCTCGCGGCTGTGGAGGGGATCAGCGAGACAATGCTGATCGTCAGCCACGATGGCTACTTCGCCGAGATGGACAGGATCGTTCAGGACATCCGGTTCTGCCAGGCCAAGCAGATCTTTGCGCCCTACTCTCCGCACTTATTCCCCGATGGCTTTCCGGGCGTCTCGCCTGGTGATTGCCACGATAAGGATGACCCCATCGTGACCAAGTGTAATGGGACAGCTGACCAATATGGTAACCACAGGTCACCAAGGACCGTCTCATTGAAGCATCACTGGTGGTGGATGATGAATACTGTGTGGGATGGTATGGAGGAAACCAAGGGATTCTCTGGTCACATTCTTTTCATTGAAGAGGACCATTATATCTATCCGAATGCTTACCGGAACCTTCAGTTGCTTATAGGATTGAAGCCCATGAAATGCCCTGAGTGTTATGCTGCCAACTTGTCACCCATGGATGTGAACTCCATCGGAGAAGGCTGGGATATGCTGGTTGCTGAGAAAATGGGCAATGTGGGTTATTCCTTTAATCGGACTGTTTGGAGGAAGATCCATACAAAAGCAAAGGAGTTTTGCTCATTTGATGAGTATAACTGGGACATAACTATGTGGGCTACTGTCTATCCATCATTTGGGACCCCGGTTTACACTCTGAGAGGTCCTAGGAGAAGTGCTGCACATTTTGGTAAATGTGGGCTGCATCAGGGACGAGGGAAGAGTAGTTCATGCATCGATAATGGGGAAGCAAGATTTCAACTAGATGAAATTGACAAGATTCTTTACATAAAACCTGATTGGAAGGTGCATGTTGTCAAGAAGCAAAGTGGTTACCAAGCAGGTTTTAAAGGTTGGGGAGGCTGGGGCGATGAGAGAGACCGAGAGCTTTGTTTGAGTTTTGCATACATGTATCATGATGTGCAAATATCATCAGGTTGA
- the LOC135611342 gene encoding protein PYRICULARIA ORYZAE RESISTANCE 21-like: MAEKIATVIIKVDLDCCLCSKKIKKAICKLQKQYKIQSIAYDEKDDTVTVSGPFNPDCFIKKLCCLASKVIKDIQIKPDKPPPEPEPAPPPPEPAPPTPEPPPPPGPEPPPPPGPEPPPPPAPEPPPPPAPEPPPPPKPDPTPPPDVVVKAPMWAFRTPVWPVCCHQPCPCYEPRYGSCRCCSCGLVTDEPPPPAMYYGGPPCYEVQGYKIVCEEEPPYGCSIM; encoded by the exons ATGGCAGAGAAG ATTGCCACGGTGATCATAAAGGTCGATCTTGACTGCTGCCTCTGCTCCAAGAAGATTAAAAAAGCTATATGCAAGCTCCAAA AACAATACAAGATCCAGTCCATCGCCTACGATGAGAAGGACGACACTGTGACGGTCTCCGGTCCCTTCAATCCCGACTGCTTCATCAAGAAGCTCTGCTGCCTCGCCTCCAAGGTGATCAAAGACATCCAGATCAAGCCGGACAAACCGCCACCCGAACCGGAACCGGCTCCTCCCCCACCCGAACCGGCCCCTCCTACACCCGAACCTCCGCCGCCTCCTGGGCCCGAACCACCGCCGCCTCCTGGGCCCGAACCACCGCCGCCGCCCGCGCCCGAACCACCGCCACCTCCTGCTCCtgaaccgccgccgccaccgaagCCCGACCCGACCCCGCCCCCTGATGTGGTGGTGAAGGCGCCTATGTGGGCTTTCCGGACCCCGGTGTGGCCGGTCTGCTGCCACCAGCCGTGCCCCTGCTACGAGCCGCGCTACGGGTCCTGCCGCTGCTGCTCCTGCGGCCTGGTGACAGACGAACCGCCTCCACCAGCCATGTACTACGGCGGCCCTCCGTGTTACGAGGTACAGGGCTACAAGATCGTCTGCGAAGAGGAGCCTCCCTACGGCTGCTCCATCATGTAA
- the LOC135611343 gene encoding uncharacterized protein LOC135611343: MATPALFIPTVGNGFVRSSFPRFSFPSLSAARIIKPARIYANLGGADGEAKPAKKKFITREEEPDQYWQTAGERKGENPMKTPLPYIIIFGMSTPFVILAIAFANGWIKMPMK, translated from the exons ATGGCCACCCCGGCTCTCTTCATCCCCACCGTCGGCAATGGCTTTGTGCGCAGCTCATTCCCGCgcttttcctttccttctctttccgCCGCAAGAATCATCAAACCAGCCAGGATCTACGCAAATCTAG GTGGAGCGGATGGAGAGGCGAAGCCTGCCAAGAAGAAGTTCATCACCAGGGAAGAAGAACCAGACCA ATATTGGCAGACGGCAGGTGAGAGGAAAGGGGAAAACCCCATGAAGACACCTTTGCCGTACATCATCATCTTCGGTATGTCGACGCCTTTCGTCATCCTCGCCATTGCATTTGCTAATGGCTGGATCAAGATGCCCATGAAgtga
- the LOC103982130 gene encoding oligopeptide transporter 3, which yields MASNKSSVPQESAPEVAAAAGEEEGEEKEYRPVEEVALVVPETDDPSLPVMTFRAWFIGLASCTILIFLNTFFTYRTQPLTISAILAQITALPVGRFMASVLPNREIRVFRNWGFNLNPGPFNIKEHVIITIFANCGVSIGGGDAYSIGAITVMKAYYKQSLSFLCGLIIVLTTQILGYGWAGMLRRYLVDPAEMWWPSNLAQVSLFRALHEKDSRSKGLTRMQFFVLFFVASFAYYTLPGYLLPILTFFSWICWSWPRSITAQQIGSAYHGLGVGAFTLDWAGISAYHGSPLVTPWFSILNTAVGFIMFIYIIVPLCYWKFNTFDARKFPIFSNQLFTTRGQKYDTTKILTPNYDLNVAAYESYGKLYLSPLFALSIGSGFARFTATIVHVLLFHGSDIWRQSKSAMNSAKVDIHAKLMKKYKQVPHWWFLILLAASVILSLMMSFVWKEEVQLPWWGMIFAFGLACLVTLPIGVIQATTNQQPGYDIIAQFIIGYVLPGKPIANLLFKIYGRISTIHALSFLADLKLGHYMKIPPRCMYTAQLVGTVVSGVVNLAVAWWMLGSIENICDVDALHPESPWTCPKYRVTFDASVIWGLVGPGRLFGHGGLYRNLVWLFLVGAALPVPVWALSKIFPEKKWIPLINIPVISYGFAGMPPATPTNIASWLITGTIFNYFVFRYRKGWWQKYNYVLSAALDAGTAFMGVLLFFALQNANHNLRWWGTELDHCPLASCPTEPGISVKGCPVF from the exons ATGGCATCCAATAAAAGCTCCGTACCTCAAGAGTCGGCGCCGgaggtggcagcggcggcgggggaggaggagggggaggagaaggaGTACCGCCCGGTGGAGGAGGTGGCGCTGGTGGTGCCGGAGACCGACGACCCTTCGCTCCCGGTGATGACATTCCGGGCCTGGTTCATCGGCCTCGCCTCCTGCaccatcctcatcttcctcaacaCCTTCTTCACCTACCGCACGCAGCCGCTCACCATCTCCGCCATCCTGGCGCAGATCACGGCGCTCCCTGTCGGTCGCTTCATGGCGTCGGTGCTGCCCAACCGGGAGATCAGGGTGTTCCGGAACTGGGGGTTCAACCTCAACCCGGGCCCCTTCAACATCAAAGAGCATGTTATCATCACCATCTTCGCCAACTGCGGGGTGTCCATCGGCGGCGGAGATGCCTACTCCATCGGCGCCATCACCGTCATGAAGGCGTACTATAAGCAGAGCTTGAGCTTCCTCTGCGGGCTCATCATTGTGCTCACCACTCAG ATACTTGGTTATGGATGGGCAGGGATGCTGAGAAGATACCTCGTAGATCCTGCCGAAATGTGGTGGCCTTCTAACCTCGCCCAAGTTTCACTCTTCAG AGCACTTCATGAGAAGGATTCGAGGTCGAAAGGGCTAACCAGGATGCAGTTCTTCGTGCTGTTCTTCGTTGCAAGCTTTGCATACTACACACTGCCTGGCTATCTCTTGCCCATACTGACCTTCTTCTCGTGGATCTGCTGGTCATGGCCTCGCAGTATAACTGCTCAGCAGATTGGGTCAGCTTACCACGGCCTTGGTGTCGGTGCCTTCACGCTGGACTGGGCAGGGATCTCTGCGTATCATGGCAGTCCTCTGGTCACTCCATGGTTCTCCATTCTGAACACAGCAGTTGGTTTCATCATGTTCATCTACATCATAGTACCGTTGTGTTACTGGAAATTCAACACCTTTGATGCCCGGAAGTTTCCCATCTTCTCGAATCAGCTCTTCACTACCAGAGGGCAGAAGTATGATACTACCAAGATATTGACGCCCAACTATGATCTCAATGTAGCTGCGTATGAGAGCTATGGAAAGCTCTACTTGAGTCCACTTTTTGCGCTCTCCATCGGATCAGGTTTTGCAAGATTTACAGCCACCATCGTCCATGTTCTCCTGTTCCATGGCAG CGACATTTGGAGGCAGAGCAAGTCGGCAATGAACTCTGCCAAGGTGGACATCCATGCTAAGCTAATGAAGAAGTACAAACAAGTTCCTCACTGGTGGTTCCTCATTCTACTAGCAGCAAGTGTCATCTTGTCATTGATGATGTCGTTTGTTTGGAAAGAGGAGGTGCAGCTGCCTTGGTGGGGGATGATATTTGCCTTCGGGTTAGCTTGCCTCGTCACTCTTCCCATTGGGGTCATTCAGGCAACCACAAACCAG CAACCTGGATACGATATTATAGCCCAATTCATCATCGGTTACGTACTTCCAGGGAAGCCTATTGCCAATCTGCTGTTCAAGATATATGGCAGAATCAGCACCATCCATGCACTCTCCTTCCTTGCTGACCTCAAACTCGGTCACTACATGAAGATCCCACCCAGGTGCATGTACACCGCTCAG CTCGTTGGAACTGTGGTTTCCGGTGTCGTCAACCTTGCAGTGGCGTGGTGGATGTTGGGAAGCATCGAGAACATCTGTGACGTTGATGCACTGCACCCTGAGAGCCCATGGACTTGCCCCAAGTACCGAGTTACCTTCGACGCTTCTGTCATATGGGGCCTCGTAGGACCTGGCCGCCTCTTCGGGCATGGAGGACTGTACCGGAACCTGGTGTGGCTGTTCCTCGTCGGAGCAGCGTTACCCGTTCCTGTGTGGGCACTGAGCAAAATCTTTCCGGAGAAGAAGTGGATTCCTTTGATCAACATACCGGTCATCTCCTACGGCTTCGCCGGAATGCCTCCTGCAACCCCAACCAACATAGCGAGCTGGCTCATCACCGGAACCATCTTCAATTACTTTGTTTTCAGATACAGAAAGGGATGGTGGCAGAAGTACAACTACGTTCTATCCGCCGCACTGGATGCAGGGACAGCGTTCATGGGTGTGCTGCTGTTCTTCGCCCTCCAGAATGCGAATCACAATCTGCGATGGTGGGGCACAGAGCTCGATCACTGTCCGTTGGCATCATGCCCCACTGAACCTGGGATATCAGTAAAAGGATGTCCGGTGTTTTAG
- the LOC103983293 gene encoding transcriptional regulator STERILE APETALA-like encodes MSSSPPERRGGGGEGERGEEAAAPVARAAAGLGRRRSGDPSSSRQRSADEVWPEHFVEAVAAQVAVDATRSAGRLAAAPAVVAVFQVCSTWRDVSRSELLWQDLCRRVWSRRRSTLPSWRDEFVRLHRTAANFRFRRCAYSQLLPASSDALSCRRLALSDHHLAAGFHDGSVLLFDLPAGQLLATYRADPHRDRLGRFSQAISGIILLAEPDESLTFSSQDGDIHVASLDVSGSVRRAHVGNLMEDGTLVDFTGDARWWVGLFAGVPGRSWHIWDADTEQLVYVGGTLTDSNAILGWHMLTDLSRPVLARTRIAEPGIVVGCTASSMEAVDLNDSGTILNLLELPHGAVVDSVDACEGRVMAVDSRGLVKVREVPTLQELCRFGTGRRVEGQQQQGTVRVKACMNWCYAIVCSGRGVRVWDATTGAYLYSFRERIGEAAVAAASDRYVSAWADGSGLHLWDFGDL; translated from the exons ATGTCGAGCTCGCCGCCGGAACGACGCGGAGGCGGGGGCGAGGGGGAGAGGGGAGAGGAAGCCGCCGCCCCCGTAGCACGCGCGGCCGCTGGCCTCGGGCGCCGCCGTTCGGGGGATCCTTCCTCGTCGCGGCAGAGGTCCGCCGACGAGGTCTGGCCGGAACACTTCGTGGAGGCCGTCGCGGCCCAGGTCGCCGTCGACGCCACTCGCTCCGCCGGGCGCCTGGCCGCCGCGCCTGCCGTCGTCGCCGTGTTCCAG GTGTGCTCGACGTGGAGAGACGTTTCCCGTTCGGAGCTCCTGTGGCAGGATCTCTGCCGCCGCGTTTGGTCTCGTCGGCGTTCCACGCTCCCGTCCTGGCGCGACGAGTTCGTTCGCCTCCACCGCACTGCCGCCAACTTCCGGTTCCGCCGCTGTGCCTACTCCCAGCTGCTGCCCGCCTCCTCCGACGCACTCTCCTGCCGCCGTCTCGCCCTCTCTGACCACCACCTTGCTGCCGGCTTCCACGATGGCTCCGTCCTTCTGTTCGATCTCCCTGCCGGACAGCTGCTCGCCACCTACAGGGCAGACCCTCACCGCGACCGCCTCGGCCGCTTCTCCCAGGCTATCTCCGGCATCATACTCCTCGCTGAGCCCGACGAGAGCCTGACCTTCTCTTCCCAGGACGGAGACATCCACGTGGCCAGCCTTGACGTCTCTGGCTCCGTCCGGCGTGCCCATGTCGGGAACCTTATGGAGGACGGAACGCTGGTGGACTTCACCGGCGACGCTCGGTGGTGGGTGGGCTTGTTCGCAGGTGTTCCCGGGCGGTCGTGGCACATCTGGGATGCCGACACCGAGCAGCTGGTGTATGTGGGTGGTACCTTGACGGACTCCAACGCTATCCTGGGTTGGCACATGCTCACCGACTTGTCTCGCCCGGTGCTCGCCCGCACGAGGATTGCGGAGCCAGGAATCGTGGTTGGGTGCACCGCTTCGAGCATGGAGGCGGTGGACTTGAACGACAGCGGCACAATCCTAAACCTGCTCGAACTCCCGCACGGCGCAGTCGTGGACTCGGTTGACGCGTGCGAGGGCCGGGTGATGGCCGTGGACTCGCGAGGTCTAGTGAAGGTGCGGGAggtgccgacgctgcaggagcttTGCAGGTTCGGCACCGGGAGGCGGGTGGAGGGACAGCAGCAGCAGGGGACGGTGCGTGTCAAAGCGTGCATGAACTGGTGTTACGCGATCGTGTGTTCCGGTCGCGGAGTTCGGGTATGGGATGCGACGACCGGCGCGTACTTGTACAGCTTCAGGGAGCGGATAGGCGAGGCCGCCGTCGCTGCTGCCAGTGACCGGTACGTCTCTGCCTGGGCCGACGGTAGTGGTTTGCACCTGTGGGATTTTGGAGACTTGTAG